A part of Fimbriiglobus ruber genomic DNA contains:
- a CDS encoding ABC transporter ATP-binding protein, which yields MPLPSAEPSLRAVRLMRTFGDGAQRRVALNDVSFQLYPSQLALLMGPSGSGKSTLLAILSGLLNPDSGQVMAKDGPGFTDVWGLSPDEREQFRLRNTGFIFQGYNLFPALSASQQLEIILKWGQDASTRDARRKAGEMLDRLGMGAQANKKPAQLSGGEKQRVAIGRALVKDPMFIFADEPTSALDWENGQHVVELLRDAAHTRGATIFVVSHDHRMLPYVDTAYHLEDGRLEETERAGSHGDRTKGEA from the coding sequence ATGCCGCTACCGTCCGCCGAACCGTCCCTCCGAGCCGTCCGCCTGATGCGGACGTTCGGCGACGGCGCGCAACGGCGGGTCGCGCTGAACGACGTGTCGTTCCAACTGTACCCGAGCCAGCTGGCGCTGCTCATGGGGCCGTCCGGGAGCGGTAAATCGACTTTGCTCGCAATCCTGTCCGGACTGCTCAACCCGGATTCCGGTCAGGTGATGGCCAAGGACGGGCCGGGCTTCACGGACGTATGGGGATTGTCCCCCGACGAACGGGAGCAGTTCCGCCTGCGGAACACCGGCTTCATCTTCCAGGGGTACAACCTGTTCCCTGCCTTGAGTGCCAGCCAGCAGTTAGAAATCATTCTCAAGTGGGGGCAGGACGCCTCGACTCGTGACGCCCGCCGGAAGGCCGGCGAGATGCTCGACCGACTCGGGATGGGCGCCCAGGCGAACAAGAAGCCGGCCCAGCTGTCCGGCGGGGAAAAGCAGCGGGTGGCCATCGGCCGGGCGCTGGTGAAGGACCCGATGTTCATTTTCGCGGACGAGCCGACGTCCGCGCTCGACTGGGAGAACGGGCAGCACGTGGTCGAACTCCTCCGGGACGCGGCCCACACGCGCGGGGCGACGATCTTCGTCGTGTCCCACGACCACCGGATGCTGCCCTACGTGGATACCGCCTACCACCTCGAAGACGGGCGGCTCGAAGAGACCGAGCGAGCCGGGTCGCACGGGGACCGAACGAAAGGTGAAGCATGA
- a CDS encoding ABC transporter permease, whose product MNRSMSYALQTLWHERSRYAAGVGAVAFSAVLIALQIGLLLGLFEITSIPVDHTTADIWVGSNGAPSVDIGRPIPTSLIARLDKPGVGMPEFLYLAFAEWKKSDGTSVNCVVEGSPVNPDSAACVTEITPEIRAALAEPMTVVVDRSDMSSDRLGLAGIGSRGKINGKEVRVVGIVSGLKSLAAPWIFCCQTTARELLGVNNPKYVDHSTYLLARCTTKERAAEVVSELRSEYPEMSAYTSEEFSTKTRVYWLLRTKAGLALGYAALLGLLVGSLITAQTLYSATMGSAKEFATLLALGIPRRKIYRMVLAQSFWVGVIGVSLAYPAVWTLSKLAEQAGTRVVLRWEILLGTAAVTLITAMIAGLFALRSVRQIEPMSLLR is encoded by the coding sequence GTGAATCGCTCTATGTCGTACGCCCTGCAAACCCTGTGGCACGAACGCTCCCGGTACGCCGCCGGGGTCGGGGCGGTCGCGTTCAGCGCGGTGCTGATCGCGCTCCAGATCGGGTTACTCCTCGGGCTGTTCGAGATCACGTCGATCCCGGTGGACCACACGACCGCGGACATCTGGGTCGGGAGCAACGGGGCGCCCAGCGTCGACATCGGGCGGCCGATCCCGACCAGCCTGATCGCCCGCCTCGACAAGCCCGGGGTCGGCATGCCGGAGTTCCTGTACCTCGCGTTCGCCGAGTGGAAGAAGTCGGACGGGACTTCGGTGAACTGCGTCGTCGAGGGGAGCCCGGTCAACCCGGACAGTGCCGCGTGCGTGACCGAAATCACCCCCGAGATCCGGGCCGCGCTGGCCGAGCCGATGACGGTTGTTGTCGACCGGTCCGACATGAGCAGCGACCGCCTGGGCCTGGCCGGGATCGGGTCGCGGGGGAAAATCAACGGGAAAGAAGTCCGCGTCGTCGGCATCGTCAGCGGGCTCAAGAGCCTGGCCGCACCGTGGATTTTTTGCTGCCAGACGACCGCCCGGGAACTGCTCGGGGTGAACAACCCGAAGTACGTCGACCACAGCACGTACCTGCTGGCCCGCTGTACGACCAAGGAGCGGGCCGCGGAAGTAGTCTCCGAATTGCGGAGCGAATATCCCGAGATGTCGGCTTACACGTCTGAGGAGTTCTCGACGAAAACCCGAGTGTACTGGTTGCTCCGGACGAAGGCCGGGCTCGCTCTGGGTTACGCTGCCCTCCTCGGGTTGCTCGTCGGCTCGCTGATCACGGCCCAGACGTTGTATTCGGCCACAATGGGCAGCGCGAAGGAGTTCGCCACCCTGCTGGCGCTCGGCATTCCGCGGCGAAAGATTTACCGGATGGTTCTCGCACAATCGTTCTGGGTCGGGGTGATTGGCGTTTCGCTGGCGTACCCGGCCGTCTGGACGTTGAGCAAGTTGGCCGAGCAAGCGGGCACCCGGGTCGTCCTCCGGTGGGAGATCCTCCTGGGGACGGCCGCCGTGACGCTGATCACGGCGATGATCGCCGGCCTCTTCGCGTTGCGGTCGGTCCGCCAGATCGAACCAATGAGTCTGTTGCGGTGA
- a CDS encoding dual specificity protein phosphatase family protein, whose amino-acid sequence MRRVDHLPLWIGTARDARDLRSVLDAGIEAIVDLAMEEPPVSPTRELVYLRFPLLDGDGKPLWLLQLAVNGIRQLLANNIPTLVACSAGMSRSPAVVSTAVAQLNNEPAESVLERLRGVGPVDVSPGLWQSLRLVCQDARPNGRF is encoded by the coding sequence GTGCGGCGTGTCGACCACCTGCCGCTCTGGATCGGGACCGCCCGTGACGCCCGTGATTTGCGAAGCGTATTGGACGCCGGAATTGAGGCGATTGTCGACCTCGCGATGGAAGAGCCGCCGGTCTCGCCGACTCGGGAGCTGGTGTACCTGCGGTTTCCGTTGCTGGATGGCGACGGCAAGCCGCTGTGGCTGTTGCAATTGGCCGTGAACGGCATCCGGCAGTTGCTCGCGAACAACATCCCGACGCTGGTGGCATGCAGCGCGGGAATGAGTCGATCGCCAGCTGTGGTGTCCACGGCGGTCGCTCAGCTGAATAACGAGCCGGCGGAAAGCGTGTTGGAGCGCCTGCGGGGCGTCGGTCCGGTCGACGTTTCGCCGGGGTTGTGGCAGAGTTTGCGACTTGTGTGCCAAGACGCACGGCCGAATGGTCGATTTTGA
- the asnB gene encoding asparagine synthase (glutamine-hydrolyzing), translating to MCGIAGMIDLSAARRPAPRGVVARMARAIVHRGPDEDGFLERPGMHLANRRLSIVGLADGKQPISNENQTVWTVFNGELFDYPEKRKELEGKGHVFRTHTDTELIPHLWEEYGDKMFDHLRGQFAICLWDSRTNEFILARDRAGICPLFYAHRKIDGTDWLLFASEAKALFASGLVTARPDLDGINHIFTFFAMPGPTTVYEGVSVVTPGRYMQFTPGAGSPERLLRQRTYWEVNYPDQGHEDYGRDEAALVKGFEEVLYAAVSRRLRADVPVVSYLSGGVDSSLVVAMASRALGRPIPTFTVSVQEKGLNEENEALQTAKHLGCTPVVVKCGHDELRANYPELIEAAEFPVIDTACLGLMHLARAVRNNGYKVVLTGEGADEWLGGYPWFKIHRATQFLDAIPGFPLGYRVRSLILKASGEPTYPADLVYSVQKALGGHNGWMDVYGMMSLNKIRFFSPALKERILLQSAYDNLELTPNMHRWHPFNRQMYLGARIMLAGHLLASKGDRVAMHSSVEGRYPFLDEDVVAYMAKVHPRWKLRGLFRDKYIERKVAERWLPKEVAWRRKVMFRAPMDSWIKGHDAGTSADAWVDQVLSPESVNKTGFFDHTAITAARQKLARARAGSLGKTGLEMGLTAVVATQLWHHLYVSGDLAALPSRVPSSAESLGEAA from the coding sequence ATGTGCGGAATTGCGGGGATGATCGATCTGAGCGCCGCCAGGCGCCCCGCCCCACGCGGGGTGGTCGCGCGGATGGCGCGGGCCATCGTACACCGCGGGCCGGACGAGGACGGGTTTCTCGAACGGCCGGGCATGCACCTCGCGAACCGGCGGCTGTCCATCGTCGGGCTCGCGGACGGGAAGCAGCCGATCAGTAACGAAAACCAGACCGTGTGGACCGTCTTCAACGGCGAACTGTTCGACTACCCGGAAAAGCGGAAGGAACTCGAAGGCAAAGGGCACGTCTTTCGCACGCACACCGACACCGAACTCATCCCCCACCTGTGGGAAGAGTACGGCGACAAGATGTTCGATCACCTCCGCGGGCAGTTTGCGATCTGCCTGTGGGACAGCCGGACGAACGAGTTTATTCTCGCCCGCGACCGGGCCGGAATCTGCCCGCTGTTTTACGCCCACCGCAAGATCGACGGGACCGACTGGCTCCTCTTCGCCTCCGAGGCGAAGGCGCTGTTCGCGTCCGGGTTGGTGACCGCCCGGCCCGACCTGGACGGCATCAACCACATCTTCACGTTCTTCGCCATGCCCGGTCCGACGACCGTCTACGAAGGCGTGTCCGTCGTCACGCCCGGACGGTACATGCAATTCACGCCCGGGGCCGGGTCGCCGGAGAGGCTTCTGCGCCAGCGAACGTACTGGGAAGTGAACTACCCGGACCAGGGGCACGAAGACTACGGGCGGGACGAAGCCGCACTGGTCAAAGGATTTGAGGAAGTGCTGTACGCCGCCGTCTCCCGGCGGTTGCGGGCGGACGTGCCGGTCGTTTCGTACCTGTCCGGCGGGGTCGACTCATCCCTGGTCGTCGCGATGGCGTCCCGCGCGCTCGGGCGGCCGATCCCGACGTTCACCGTCTCCGTTCAAGAGAAGGGGCTGAACGAAGAAAACGAGGCGCTGCAGACCGCGAAGCACCTGGGCTGCACGCCCGTGGTCGTGAAGTGCGGCCACGACGAATTGCGGGCGAACTACCCGGAGCTGATCGAGGCGGCCGAGTTCCCGGTCATCGACACCGCCTGCCTCGGGCTGATGCACCTCGCCCGGGCCGTCCGAAACAACGGGTATAAAGTCGTCCTCACCGGCGAAGGCGCGGACGAGTGGCTGGGCGGGTACCCGTGGTTCAAGATCCACCGGGCGACCCAGTTCCTGGACGCCATTCCCGGCTTCCCCCTCGGATACCGCGTCCGGAGCCTCATCCTCAAGGCCAGCGGCGAGCCGACGTACCCGGCGGACCTGGTCTATTCGGTCCAAAAGGCGCTCGGGGGGCACAACGGCTGGATGGACGTGTACGGGATGATGAGCCTCAACAAGATCCGGTTCTTCTCCCCCGCGTTGAAAGAACGCATCCTCCTCCAGTCGGCTTACGACAACCTCGAGCTGACACCGAACATGCACCGGTGGCACCCGTTCAACCGGCAGATGTACCTGGGCGCGCGGATCATGCTCGCCGGGCACCTGCTCGCGTCCAAGGGCGACCGGGTCGCCATGCACTCGTCGGTCGAGGGGCGGTATCCCTTCCTGGACGAGGACGTCGTCGCGTACATGGCCAAGGTTCATCCCCGCTGGAAGTTGCGGGGGCTGTTCCGCGACAAGTACATCGAGCGGAAGGTGGCCGAACGGTGGCTACCGAAAGAAGTTGCGTGGCGGCGGAAGGTGATGTTCCGTGCCCCAATGGATTCGTGGATCAAGGGCCACGACGCGGGCACCAGTGCGGACGCCTGGGTCGACCAAGTCCTGTCCCCGGAATCGGTTAATAAGACGGGCTTCTTCGATCACACTGCCATTACGGCAGCCCGGCAGAAACTGGCGCGGGCGCGGGCCGGAAGTCTTGGTAAAACCGGGCTCGAAATGGGTCTCACTGCCGTTGTCGCCACTCAGCTGTGGCACCACCTGTACGTCTCGGGCGATCTCGCCGCGTTGCCGTCGCGCGTGCCGAGTTCTGCCGAGTCGCTGGGTGAAGCCGCTTGA